In a genomic window of Bubalus bubalis isolate 160015118507 breed Murrah chromosome 17, NDDB_SH_1, whole genome shotgun sequence:
- the RPS3A gene encoding 40S ribosomal protein S3a: protein MAVGKNKRLTKGGKKGAKKKVVDPFSKKDWYDVKAPAMFNIRNIGKTLVTRTQGTKIASDGLKGRVFEVSLADLQNDEVAFRKFKLITEDVQGKNCLTNFHGMDLTRDKMCSMVKKWQTMIEAHVDVKTTDGYLLRLFCVGFTKKRNNQIRKTSYAQHQQVRQIRKKMMEIMTREVQTNDLKEVVNKLIPDSIGKDIEKACQSIYPLHDVFVRKVKMLKKPKFELGKLMELHGEGSSSGKATGDETGAKVERADGYEPPVQESV from the exons ATGGCGGTCGGCAAGAACAAGCGCCTTACGAAAGGAGGCAAAAAGGGAGCCAAGAAGAAAGT GGTTGACCCATTTTCTAAAAAAGATTGGTATGATGTGAAAGCACCAGCTATGTTCAACATAAGGAATATTGGGAAAACATTGGTCACGAGAACTCAAGGAACCA AAATCGCATCTGATGGCCTCAAAGGTCGTGTTTTTGAAGTGAGTCTTGCTGATCTGCAGAATGATGAAGTAGCATTTAGAAAATTCAAGCTAATTACTGAGGATGTTCAGGGCAAAAACTGCCTGACTAATTTTCATGGTATGGATCTTACCCGTGACAAAATGTGCTCCATGGTCAAAAAATGGCAG ACCATGATTGAAGCTCACGTTGATGTCAAGACTACCGATGGTTACTTGCTTCGTCTGTTCTGTGTGGGTTTTACTAAAAAGCGCAACAATCAGATTCGGAAGACCTCTTATGCCCAGCACCAGCAGGTGCGCCAGATCCGCAAGAAGATGATGGAAATCATGACCCGAGAGGTGCAGACAAATGACTTGAAAGAGGTGGTCAATAAATT GATTCCAGATAGCATTGGAAAAGACATAGAAAAGGCTTGCCAATCTATTTATCCACTCCATGATGTCTTcgttagaaaagtaaaaatgctgaagaagcccAAATTTGAAT tgGGAAAACTCATGGAGCTACATGGTGAAGGTAGTAGTTCTGGAAAAGCTACTGGGGATGAGACAGGTGCTAAAGTTGAACGAGCTGATGGATACGAGCCACCAGTCCAAGAATCGGTTTAA